In the Bacteroidales bacterium genome, TTAGCCGAAGAGTATGCAGACAAAGTAGTTTTTGGGAAAGTAGATGTTGACAGCAATAACTCATTAGCTGGTCAATTTGGCATTCGCAATATTCCTACCGTTTTATTTATCAAAGGCGGAAAAGTTGTGGACAAACAAGTAGGAGCAGTTCCTAAAGCAAAATTTGTAGAAAAAATTAATGCACTCATGTAATTTAATTAAGCTATGTCTGTATTAATGGAGTTTGCTATATTTCCTACCGATAAGGGAGGAAGCGTTTCCGAATACGTAAGCAAAGTCATTGAAATGGTTCGAAACAGCGGATATACTTACAAACTCACTGCAATGGGTACAATCGTAGAAACCGACGAACTTCATCAAGCCCTAAGCATCATAGATCAAGCCTACCATATACTTGAACCTTACAGCCAACGTATTTATTCTACTGTGAAATTCGATATTCGGAAAAACACTCAAAACCGAATTGAAGGAAAAATTGCCTCCATCGAAAGCAAAATCGGGAAAACCAACCATTGATGCTGTTTTCAAAAAAATATTTACTCCTTTTCACTGTGCTAATACCTTCCATGGTGTTAGCACAGTGTTTTTATACCAACCACACTTTTAAAAGTGGTGAAAAAATTGAATACAACATTAAATATAATTTAGGTTTTATTTGGATCGATGCCGGTTACGTAAGTTTTCAAGTCGATAGTGAGATGTACCAAGGTAAGCCCGTTTATAAATTCACAAGCAAAGGTAGTTCTTACGAAAAATACGATTGGATATATAAAGTTCGTGAATCATTCATCAGTAGAGCTTATCAAACTCCTTTAATGCCCATTTCATATTTACGAAATTCTATTGAGGGTGATTATTTCGCAATTGAAGAATATACATTTAACTACGATAAAAATCTTGTATTTTCTAAAGTCCAGAACACTAAAAAAAAACTTACCTACGACACACTTTCCTTACCAAATTGTGCATACGATTTATTAACCGCTATTTATGCATTTCGAAATTTCGATTTTGAGCATTTAAAACCAAACGAAATAGTACCCTTAACAGTAATTATTGATAACAAATGGGAAAAACAATACCTGCGATTCATCAATAAAGAAAACTTCAAATCAAACAACAAAACGGTTCCTTGTTATCATATTAAAGCAGCCATGCTCGAAGGCACCATTTTTCATGCCGGCGAGAATACCGACATATGGATTACACAAAGCTCCGAACGAATACCTATCTACATCGAAGC is a window encoding:
- the trxA gene encoding thioredoxin; the protein is MVIEFTSNNFDEIALKSDKLVVVDFWAEWCGPCRLIAPIIHELAEEYADKVVFGKVDVDSNNSLAGQFGIRNIPTVLFIKGGKVVDKQVGAVPKAKFVEKINALM
- a CDS encoding MTH1187 family thiamine-binding protein, whose translation is MSVLMEFAIFPTDKGGSVSEYVSKVIEMVRNSGYTYKLTAMGTIVETDELHQALSIIDQAYHILEPYSQRIYSTVKFDIRKNTQNRIEGKIASIESKIGKTNH
- a CDS encoding DUF3108 domain-containing protein, yielding MLFSKKYLLLFTVLIPSMVLAQCFYTNHTFKSGEKIEYNIKYNLGFIWIDAGYVSFQVDSEMYQGKPVYKFTSKGSSYEKYDWIYKVRESFISRAYQTPLMPISYLRNSIEGDYFAIEEYTFNYDKNLVFSKVQNTKKKLTYDTLSLPNCAYDLLTAIYAFRNFDFEHLKPNEIVPLTVIIDNKWEKQYLRFINKENFKSNNKTVPCYHIKAAMLEGTIFHAGENTDIWITQSSERIPIYIEAKILVGTVKVFLKKYT